Genomic DNA from Salvia miltiorrhiza cultivar Shanhuang (shh) chromosome 1, IMPLAD_Smil_shh, whole genome shotgun sequence:
TACTACTCGATTTACATAAGGATTCGCTCACAAAAGACTTGCTCTTCTTACGATATGGTTTGTTGTCGTGAATAAAAGGTTGGACGGGCGCCACGTTGTGTTCGGACAAGTGGTTTCGGGTATGGATGTGGTGAAGAAGATTGAAGCACTAGGAACAGAGAGTGGAATGCCCAAAGCAACAGTTGTTGTTTCAGACAGTGGTGAATTGTCTGTGTAATCCTCTTTGCTATTTGCCAGTTTTTAGCTGGCAAAAATatgtacacacacacacacctccTCACAACAGACATCGGTTACACGCTGTATCAAAATGTCCAAATTTGCTGGTTTTATAATGTAAGAAAACGATCCAATACTtaaatttctctcttttttgcaCACGAGATTTTTCTGAACAAAGTGATTTGCGcttaaatacatgaacttttatGATATTCTAGTTTTCTTAATGAATTAAAAATTCTATCTTTAAATACATGAATGTTTAATCATTCTGcttaaatacatgaacttttatGATATTCTAGTTTTCTAAATGAACTAAAAATTCTATCTTTAAATATATGAATGTTcaattattctaattttttataCCATTGTGAATTTCAACGAGTTAATATTATATGgttaattaaaatgataaattgaaGTGATGTGGACATCTGAATCTGATTATATTGTTTAATACTACATTAATTGCGTGTCTgcgtgaaaaaatgaaaataattgaaAGCTTGCGTATTTggcaataaatttttttaattgatgtgaaaaattaaaatttgacgACGTATTCTTATATGtcaaatatttttttcctttgttCACATTTTCTCTTAAATCTCATGCCCAAAATAAACGACTCATGTTTCGCGGGACCCAGGGAGCATAATTTAAGCGTTTTTACTTTTTACCCCTTTTGAATTATGTGTAACAATATTTTACCACTTGAATTTATGTTGGTCATTAAATTCTCCAATCCAAACACAAACAGTAATTGGTTGCGAAAAGGAAATGTATATTTTGTCGACAAAAAGCGTAGATAGTCACACTTACAAACAGTGAAGATGGATGGTGATTGAGGGTTCCAATAAATGagagaataaaattaatagcagtttgaaaatttatttggAAAATGTAGAGCATGACGACATACATACCAGATTCCAAGCCATACATGcctaaaaatcaaaattacacTCAAATACGGTGAAGCGGATTTGAATTCAGCGCTTCTCGCCGGAGTTTCTCTTGTCGTCGTCGCGGTGCTGGTGGCAGACGGTGGTGAAATTGGAGGAGAGATCGGAGTACATGGAGACGACCTTGGATATGTTGCCGTTGATCTCCTGAATCAGGGAGACGTTCTTCACCAGATTGTCGTGGACTTTGGATTGGTGATTCTCGTTGACCTGCTGGATGAGGAGGCGGTTGCGGTCGAGCACCGACTGCACCTGCCGGAAATTCTGCGAGAAGGCGGCCCAAACGGCCGGATCGCCGTCGATCTCGTCGGCCTGTTCGGTGGCGGTAGATTTGGGGGAGAGGTGGTCCATGCCAGATTCAGAGGCGGCGGCGCGAGGCGGCGATTTCGTTCATGGAGAAAATTGGGGAGGATGTTTGGGGTTTTTGTAGCTATTCCACAGAGTGGGGACGGTTTTTGCTtatcctttttatttttgtgggaTTATCTCTTTCTTTGGCGAAACAGATTGGACAGCTGACTATGCCTGGCTCCGGCCACGCGCACTCTGCCGCGTGAATTTCACCTCTCATCGGCAACAAATGCTGCgtagtaaaaatgaattatttacTCTGTTCCATTAGGCTTATCTAGTCTCATTTTTTTTAGACACGGTTATTAAGAAGAGTTAAATTactgtaataaaaatatgtaaaaaatgTGAGACTattatttatagtgtaaaatcaCTATCAGATATAGAAATAAGACAAAATCAATGTgacaatccaaaaaaaaaaaatactagaacAAAATCAATGAGACGGAGAAAGTATAAGATGTGTTATCttttgattaataaatttattttaagaaaaatatcgataataaaagaaatctttttaattttttttcttttcctcattttttataaaagaaaatttcagTATTTTGTATTCTTTCTTTCACTTTAAAGAGGGATACTAGGAATAATAATATTAGCACTGTTTGGAATGtgaaatgattaaaaaaatgaattataagatgtgttatttttaattaataagtttatttaaaaaaagatggatgataaaaaaaattctttttaattttttgtttctttttctcattttttataaaataaaatttcagcattttgtattattttttcacttcaaagaaGGATAATAGGAGGGATAATACTATCACGGCTTGGAATGTGAAACGATAAAATTATCTTTTGTAGAAGATGAGAGAAAAGAAATGGggtattttagaaaaaaaaattattatctcgcatttttttaatgataaatttattaaccAAAATAAATACACTCATAAAAtttgagattaaaaaaaaggaattaAATTACTATTTCCATTATCAATATTTCTCAATTTTTACAAGAGCCAATAAATATATTCCCATTATTtgttacataaataaatttacaaaacaCATAATATGCCACGAGTCTAAAAGAATAATAAAGACTTTATTATAACGTTGAATTCTTCAATCAATAATGggacaaatatttttcaatcatTTTGTGATTAAAATAAGTAAAAGGATGTTTGGCTAGAAGAGAAGTACTtatataaatagaaaaaaaataatgtacgTGAGAGGCACGCGCTGCAGAGAGCAATGGGAGTGTATATGAGAgcaaaaatatctaaaatatcTCAGGatattttttactccctccgtccacgaaatgagtacccatatttcctttttcgtccgtccacgaaatgagtatccatttccctttttggcaagtgtaccccacacatctctttaattaatacactcaaaaagtggaactcttaaactattcacactacactccatacattttttaaaacccgtgccgtccacaaatgggtactcatttcgtggacggagggagtataagaatACTAAAAAGCGCAAAAGCCTTTGCCCTTTTTTGGGCCACGTAGGCAATGCGCGACAGTTACATCGTTTACTTCAAAGTTAAGTTTTTCATGGCATCTCATTCTCATTTACCGAAAATAAAATACAACGAAATTTTAtactagtatttatttatttatttcacataattttttctttaatttgtgCATGATGaacatttttaattaatgattcgataatatatttttgtaattcTGCAGTGAAATTTACCTGATATTCAATTAGTTTATTTAGGAAAACTTATGTTTAAGCTGTATAGGCAGTTCTGACTTCTACCTTAATTTTTATTCGTTGAAAATATTCATCATGTTCAAAATtagaaagaaattaaaattttgtgtatttataaACATAATTTTAAGTTcatgtgtaaaaaaaaaatgaaagttcatGTACTTTGatgaactaattaaaatatTGGGTTTAATTAAATGCACTTACATAACTATTATGTGAATTTATTTCAAaacttaaaaatttaatttgtattagATTTAAGTGGTGGACTCGATTTataatcagaaaaaaaaaaaaaagctcttTTATGAAATTTTGGGCAATTTACTCACTTATTGTTATACCCtccaaataaaaatcataataatagaTGTATAATTTATCTATAGCCCCAATTTAAAATGTTAATAACAAAAATACTTTTGTTAGTCTTTGCCACAACACCAATATTCCCATCTTCGTCAAAATGATATTCAAATTTGTTGATATCAACTGCTCCTTCTCATGATATTGTTATTTGGATTTCCATCAATAAATTCTTGATAGAGATCATTCGAATCTCTGAATTGCATGTCTCAAGTATCAAATCATAATATTGAGTTTATTTACCCAACCAAGGCAAATAGTAATTGGTAACAaaaaaaatgacactatttatttgaaagatattttttttttctatttctttgaGAGATTGTTGCTGCTGAGTTTCAATTTATCATCGATCCAGCGGCTATAGAATATCAACTATGCTTTTTTTATTAGATTTTTCAATTGGAGGCTATAGGGTTAAAACAGTacattttttattagtattattttaaaggGGTTATggctaaaaaaatacatgaactttgaaaaaagttacaattttcaccagaactttcaattaagcctcaaaatacatgaatttatatttttgttgcaattttcacctaagtttgactttcaacgaaattagagcttaattgacagtcgaaaATTCACCTGATGTTAGTCTAACTTCTAATAATaatgagtatttagaagctcggaggtctaagaaggcaaaaattaatatatttgacttaatttcgactatcaattaagctctaatattgttgaaagtcaaacttaggtgagAATTAcgacaaaaatataaattcatgtattttggagcttaattaaaagttcaagcgaaaattgtaactttttt
This window encodes:
- the LOC131005812 gene encoding protein EARLY FLOWERING 4, translating into MDHLSPKSTATEQADEIDGDPAVWAAFSQNFRQVQSVLDRNRLLIQQVNENHQSKVHDNLVKNVSLIQEINGNISKVVSMYSDLSSNFTTVCHQHRDDDKRNSGEKR